One Candidatus Parvarchaeota archaeon DNA segment encodes these proteins:
- the rdgB gene encoding RdgB/HAM1 family non-canonical purine NTP pyrophosphatase, producing MAKIAERLIFATSNAHKFREAHNFLKQHGIIIKQAPGKANEIRSEDVAEVARESAMQQSGKYKAAFFVEDSGLYIHSLNGFPCAYSKFALGKLGCSGILKLLSGCNNRKAEFRCSIAHCTGKSIRVFSGRCKGKISRTELGKSGFGFDPIFIPSGSKMTFAQDKIEKAKVSHRSKALSKLAEFINKK from the coding sequence ATGGCAAAAATTGCAGAAAGGCTTATATTTGCAACCTCAAACGCGCATAAATTCAGGGAGGCGCATAACTTTTTAAAGCAGCATGGGATAATAATAAAACAAGCGCCTGGCAAGGCAAACGAGATACGGTCGGAGGATGTTGCAGAGGTAGCAAGAGAATCTGCAATGCAACAATCAGGCAAATACAAAGCCGCTTTCTTTGTTGAAGATTCTGGGTTGTACATCCACAGCCTTAATGGATTTCCTTGCGCTTACTCCAAGTTTGCATTGGGGAAGTTGGGGTGCTCGGGCATTCTGAAGCTTTTGTCAGGTTGCAATAACCGGAAGGCTGAATTCAGGTGCTCAATCGCACATTGCACTGGAAAGTCAATAAGGGTTTTTTCAGGCAGGTGCAAGGGCAAAATATCGCGTACGGAATTGGGAAAATCGGGTTTTGGATTTGACCCGATTTTTATTCCAAGCGGGTCAAAAATGACATTTGCACAGGACAAAATTGAAAAAGCAAAGGTTTCGCACAGGTCAAAGGCGCTGTCTAAGCTTGCAGAATTCATAAATAAAAAATGA
- a CDS encoding valine--tRNA ligase: protein MEERYNRSVEIKWQEYWKEKDTYKFDEVDSSRPIYSIDTPPPFTSGDLHMGHVLSYSYFDFIARYKRMKGFNVYYPQGWDCQGFPTEVKVEQKYGRKPPEEFRSLCIEWTNSCIEKMKAQMNSMGFSPDWRYEYKTMSPEYHKAVQHSLIKMYEKGLVFRAKHPVFWCPNCRSALAKSDTEELERDSQLNFLKFTGPNGQAIPIATSRAELLHACVAVLFNPTDKRYANYANETITTPLGNKVKMMPDKDVDMNFGSGALMVCTFGDKMDVVWMYRYGLPIIEAFDASGRIINGPDYLNGLKAPEAKKKIIERLGEEGKVIKIEPLHQAVKVHDRCKKPVELMLSTQWFGKIKGKDKEIIEAAKTMRWVPDFAISHLVDWASNVEWDWVISRQRVFGTPLPFWYCAKCNKDYTASLDELPVNPPLANAKACECGETLVAESSTCDCWIDSSITPLVISGWPGNQSMFKKFYPISLRPQGVEIIRTWAYYTIYRCMQLAGRPPFKELLLNGNVLAPDGKKMSKSLGNIIAPDKLIDDYYADSVRQWAALSGAMAKDRPFSYQDLTYSKSFLNKLWNAAKFASQSISGFEPDGSELASLETVDRWILSRLQGLIYSVSEDFENFEYHHAIKSMQEFFWHEVCDFYLEYVKYRIYQQGTSSASKRAAQFTLHTVLLNTIKLLAPIAPHVTEEIFTIFSGQEGAKASGGSIHTSSWPAKDDRLVFPDAEKTSLLLNQIVSQVRQFKASNKLALNTPIESLQITSPEDLASCLEVIKATTGAKSVSFAAGELKLKIVS, encoded by the coding sequence ATGGAAGAGCGCTACAATAGGTCAGTTGAAATAAAGTGGCAGGAATACTGGAAGGAAAAAGACACTTACAAGTTTGATGAAGTTGATTCCTCAAGGCCAATCTATTCCATTGACACCCCCCCTCCATTCACTTCCGGGGACTTGCACATGGGCCATGTGCTCTCCTACTCGTATTTTGATTTCATAGCCCGCTACAAACGGATGAAGGGATTCAATGTCTATTACCCGCAAGGCTGGGACTGCCAGGGCTTTCCAACTGAAGTCAAGGTGGAACAAAAATACGGGAGAAAGCCTCCGGAGGAATTCCGAAGCCTTTGCATAGAATGGACCAATTCGTGCATTGAGAAGATGAAAGCTCAAATGAACTCCATGGGCTTTTCGCCAGACTGGAGATATGAATACAAGACAATGTCGCCGGAATACCACAAGGCAGTCCAGCATTCGCTAATCAAGATGTATGAAAAAGGGCTTGTTTTCAGGGCAAAGCACCCGGTTTTCTGGTGCCCTAACTGCCGCTCGGCCCTTGCAAAATCAGATACTGAAGAGCTTGAGCGGGACAGCCAGCTTAATTTCCTAAAATTCACGGGCCCAAATGGCCAGGCCATACCGATTGCAACTTCAAGGGCCGAGCTTCTGCATGCATGCGTTGCAGTTTTGTTTAATCCAACAGACAAAAGATATGCGAATTATGCAAATGAGACAATCACAACACCGCTTGGCAATAAAGTCAAAATGATGCCGGACAAGGACGTGGACATGAATTTTGGCTCAGGCGCCCTGATGGTGTGCACTTTCGGGGACAAGATGGACGTTGTGTGGATGTACAGGTACGGCCTCCCAATAATCGAGGCATTTGACGCCTCAGGCCGCATTATAAACGGGCCTGATTATCTCAATGGGCTCAAAGCCCCTGAGGCAAAAAAGAAAATCATCGAAAGGCTTGGGGAAGAAGGCAAAGTCATCAAAATAGAGCCCCTTCATCAGGCAGTAAAAGTCCATGACAGGTGCAAAAAGCCAGTCGAGCTAATGCTTTCCACCCAGTGGTTTGGAAAAATAAAGGGCAAGGACAAGGAAATAATCGAGGCGGCCAAAACAATGCGCTGGGTTCCAGACTTTGCAATCTCCCATCTTGTGGACTGGGCAAGCAATGTGGAATGGGACTGGGTGATTTCCCGCCAAAGGGTATTTGGAACCCCCCTTCCATTCTGGTACTGCGCTAAATGCAACAAGGATTATACTGCAAGCCTGGATGAGCTTCCGGTAAATCCCCCGCTTGCTAATGCCAAGGCTTGCGAGTGCGGGGAGACGCTTGTTGCCGAATCTTCCACATGCGACTGCTGGATAGACTCAAGCATTACGCCCCTTGTGATATCCGGCTGGCCAGGCAACCAATCAATGTTTAAAAAATTCTATCCAATCAGCCTCAGGCCGCAAGGAGTCGAAATCATCAGGACTTGGGCCTACTACACAATCTACAGGTGCATGCAGCTTGCCGGCAGGCCTCCTTTCAAGGAACTTTTGTTAAACGGCAACGTGCTTGCCCCGGACGGGAAAAAAATGAGCAAGAGCCTTGGAAACATAATCGCCCCGGACAAGCTTATTGACGACTACTATGCCGATTCGGTCAGGCAGTGGGCAGCCCTTTCGGGGGCAATGGCAAAGGACAGGCCGTTTTCCTACCAGGACCTCACATATTCGAAAAGTTTTCTCAACAAGCTTTGGAACGCGGCAAAATTTGCCAGCCAGTCAATTTCAGGCTTTGAGCCTGACGGCAGCGAATTGGCATCCCTCGAGACAGTTGACAGGTGGATTCTCTCAAGGCTGCAGGGGCTGATTTATTCGGTAAGCGAGGATTTTGAAAATTTCGAATACCACCACGCAATAAAGTCAATGCAGGAATTTTTCTGGCACGAAGTTTGCGATTTTTATCTTGAATATGTCAAGTACAGAATTTACCAGCAAGGCACAAGCAGCGCCAGCAAGAGAGCGGCACAGTTCACACTGCACACCGTGCTTCTCAACACAATCAAGCTTCTTGCCCCAATAGCGCCACATGTGACTGAGGAGATATTCACAATTTTTTCAGGCCAGGAGGGGGCAAAGGCTTCAGGAGGTTCTATCCACACGTCATCCTGGCCTGCAAAGGATGACAGGCTTGTTTTTCCTGATGCGGAAAAAACCTCTTTGCTTTTAAACCAGATTGTCTCGCAGGTTCGACAGTTCAAGGCTTCAAACAAGCTTGCGCTCAACACGCCAATCGAGTCGCTGCAAATAACAAGCCCCGAGGACTTGGCATCCTGCCTGGAGGTAATCAAGGCGACAACAGGGGCCAAGAGCGTTTCTTTTGCCGCAGGCGAGCTGAAGCTCAAAATAGTTAGCTAA